DNA from Brassica napus cultivar Da-Ae chromosome C4, Da-Ae, whole genome shotgun sequence:
ATCAACAGAACTCGCAGATTCAGTGTCTTCAACAAATGTCAAATCCTCTGTCTCATCATCACTTTCTGATTCACTTGAACTTCCCGAATAATCTGATTCTTGTTGAGATACACTTGTATTTCCAGGATCAAATGTTTCTCCATGTTCATAGTTAGGACCACTAGGTCCTCGTATCAGACTGGGACTGAATGAAACTTTCTTCTTAGAATTTTTAGCTAGCTTGTTTGTTTCAACTGATTCATCCTTACCATCTGTAGATTTATTTGCTTGCGCATCTTTGTAAAGTTCATCTTCCCTGAACACAACATTCCTGCTTGTGGTACACTTAAGTTCTTCTGGAATCCACACTCTGTAACCTTTAACTCCAAATGGATAACCTACGAAAACTCCTTTCACGGTTCTAGGTTTAGTTTTCTCTTGAGTGACATGAACGTAAGCTGTGCAACCGAACCTTCTCAAGTGTGATAAATCAGACATGTTCCTGACCAAACTTCCTCTGGTAGTTTGAAGTCTAAGGTTGGATTTGGAGTCCTGTTTATCAGATACACTGCTGTAGAAGTAGCTTCTGCCCAAAACTCTTGTCCCAAACCAGTTTCCGCAAGCATACTTCTCACTTTATCCATAATGGTGCGGTTCATACATTCTGAAACCCCATTATGTTGAGGAGTGTAAGTACAAGTGTGATGTCTTTTAATCCCAATTGTCCTGCACAACTCATCAAACTGATTGTTGCAATATTCCAAACCATTGTCAGTACATAGACACTTGATTCTTTTCTCTGTGTGGCTTTCAACTGCTTCTTTCCACTCTTTGAACTTAGAGAATGCTTCATCCTTAGTTTATAGAAAATAAACCCACACCTTTTTAGAGAAATCATCAATGAAACTTATGAAATACTTGCAACCTCCAAGAGTTCTCGGAGTTGACGGAGAACCCCAAAGATCTGAATGTACATACTCTAGGATGCCTTTAGTAGTATGCTTAGCCGTAGGAAAACTTTGCTTGTGTGATTTTCCAAGAACGCAACTTTCACAAAACTCTAGTTTCCCCACTTCAATCTTTGGTATAAACCCTTCTTTTACAAGCAACTCCATGTTCTTAGGACTGATGTGACCCAATCGAGAATGCCAAACTTTAGTCTTCACATCAGTAGATTCACTGACATTTGCTTCACCTCGAGACACGGTTCCTTGTTGATAGTACAATCCATTCTCATATTTGCATGTGATCACCTTCTGTCCATCTTTATAGAATGTTATAGTGAAATCTCCACCTTAATAGTTACATCCTGATTTCTCTAACATTCCATAGGAAATTAAGTTTTTACTCATTTCTAGCATATAACGAACATCCTTGAGAATCACTTATGTACCGTCTTCATTAATGATTCTGATTTTACCAATGCCTTTTACTTTGCATTGCGTGTTGTTTGCCATTAGAACTTGACTTCGATCTCCTTCTTGTAGATCAAACAAGACGCTCTTGTCTGGTGTTATGTGAAAAGTGCAACATGAATCTAGAACCCGCACTTTTCTTGAATCATGTGTGCTTGCCGTAAGAACTAGTGGTTGTCTTATTTCAGTTGTCGTGTTCACGTCTTGTTCACCATTAGTTCTTTGAGCTCTGTTAGGACAGTCTCATTTCCAGTGATCTTCTTTGCCACATGAGAAACAAGTTCCTTTCTTTGTCTTATTTGATCTTCCTCTGGACTTTGATCTATCACTTCGGCTCCTTGATATGTTGTACTTCTTGTTGTTACCATTATCTGATCGCTTAGATGATCTGCCTCTTGATTCAACATATAACCCTTCAGAAGAAATCTTTTTCTGGTTTAGTAATCCCTTTTGTCTAAGCTCTGCTTCTTTTGAATATGTTGAGGTAACAACTTCAGAGATAGTGAGAGTGTCTCTGCCAGTTCTGTATTGAAGAGTGTGGACTTGTGGCTCATACGCAGCAGGAAGACCAGAGAGCAACTGTATAGCTTTATCCTCGTCTGGTACAGTAATTTTTAGACTTTCCAGATCAGCTACTAGCTTTATAAATACATCCACATTTTCTTCAATTGATTTGTGTTCTTCCATTTTGTAACAGGAAAACTGCTTCTTCAGATAGATCATGTTTGGAAGAGACTTGAGCTGATACAACTTCTCCAAAGATTTTCACATACCAAGAGTTGTCTGCTCATGCATGACCTTCCGCAAGATAGAATCACTCAAGCAGGTACCAAGTAAGCTTCTCACCTTTAAATCCTTGTCAAACTTCTTCTGATCAATCACCGGTTTCTCACCTTCCTCTTGTTTTTCTGATGAAGAGTAAACCGTGAAGTCATCAGTATGGCTACCAGAAGCCCTTGGATCTCAAGCTATCCCATCATCTTGAACTTCCACATGCCGAAGTCTCCTTTACCATCGAACTTATCCATCTCGAATTTTCCTAGAGTTTGTTCCATCTTGAACCATAGAGACCTCGAGATTCACTTCACACCGAAGACAAAAACTGCAACAACCACAACAACACAAGCAAGAATATCTCAAACCACAACGATCGCAAGACGCAATCACAGATAAGAGATCTCTCTCCTTTCCTTCTATCAGATCTGATCTTACTCTTGCCTTAGCACCCAACCTTGTGCTCTTATACCACTTGTAGAGTTTTAGATCCAATTCCTTAGGTTATTATCTTGCTCAACTTTGTGATTTAATCGATTTCTTGTTTTCGTTTTCAGGTTTTGCTATCGAGATCAAAGTAAAGCAAATGACACAAGAGATTGTTCACCCGGTGTTCGCTGATCTACTCACCGGGGAGGGAATTGGAATCCCTCAACTGCTTCACTATCAGACTTTGATCAAGGTTACAAGCTCAACAACAATGGCGTATCAACACCAAAACAGAGTAATACAAGAGAGTTTAGCGAGCTTATCACTTCCTCTATGAAGCCGGAAAGTCACCGCCGGAATGATCCAACCTGATCTTGTACCGCTTTCGTGACTCCGTCGCACTTCAACCTCGTGATCTCAGCTAAGTCTTCTCTTCTCTCCCTTGATTTGATCTCTCGatcgtgtttttttttctctcctttgAATCTGGCCGTTGTAATAACCTTATCCACTCTCTCAGTGAAACAcaacgttttatttttttatctgatAGCAATGGGCTTGAGACTTGGGCTTTCTCGTTTTGCAGGTTACGGATGAGACGGGTCGCGTAACGTGAAGCCCACATGGAGTTTGGCTGAACCTTAGATCCACAGTCACGGTGATCATATCAATTGCCCAGATACAAAAGAATGCATACAAGATGGCGAAAACAAAAAGCGTTGAAATGACCTTATTCAGTTTTCACAAATGCATTATTAACATGTCAACTAATTATGCATCAACAAACATAGAAACCAGAGAATGCTGAGTTGAGACTACTGATGTTATGACATTGATGTCACTGCTAATATAATCAGCATGGAAGATTGATCTGTGAGGGACCTGTTCTATTGCAAAAATCTTGAAAGCTAACAAGAAAGCAGAAGTAAGTATGAACTAGAATCTCATTGCAGGCTTTTTCCTGCCGTTTAATTTTGAACTGTGTAACAAAATGATAGAAACACAAAATCTGTACAAGAATGTTCTGTTCTAGGATCTCCATAAggaataaataatcaaaatccaagttcCACGTCGGATATTAGACCTAAGAAAGTTTAATACATATACGATCCAATTCCACCGAAGCTTTTGGGGGACCAGCCAACCCAAAAACAAATATGTTAGGGCTTTTAATCAGTCACAACAAGTACTCCACAAAATTTTCCTGACTTATATCAGTGCTGCATAGGGCtattcaatatggtaaaaccgaaccgtaccgaaccaaaccgaaccgaaatagacaatatggtttggttttggtatataccatataaaccgaatggatataattttataaaaaccgtaggatttggatatggtttggtatataaccgattaaaccgaataaaccgaacaaaaccgattaaaagtagaaacatgtaaatatgtatctattttataacaatacatgaaaacctatttgttacataagttaaatttgtgttaataactattaccataattttatagtaataaaaaaaccttaatttgtaaaacacttgaactataactaaataacaatacatcgcaattcagacatcttattttctaagtcttttttgatctttttgattaattttagtcttcactaaattaatatgaagattataaatttgatggacaataattaatggaaatttttcaattgaaaaaacataactttaatgaacactaaatatggaagagtggaaaaacttttctttcatgtttttgttttgtttcatatttttattttcaaaatttcaagttttgattttagttatagatttgattattttatttgatggtagaagcattttaactttttgttcatttatttaaacatgtaatatatttttaataaatgactgtgttgacaatatgactctaaaattcatataatatgatctcaaacaaaataattatgttttttggtataaaaacgaataaaccgaaaaccgacgatatataaaccgaaccgaagtaaatatggatttagaatggtagttatattttactaaccgaaataccgaaaaccgaaaaaaaccgaaccgaaaccgaaccgatatccggattgaacacccctagtgCTGCAGTACTGTTTTGAACATTTCCTTGAATATAATGGAAGAGCAGACGGTGAGACAAAATGGCTGCAAATGTGGATCAAAGATAACAATGCATCCAATGCGTTCTTGTAACGAGCTGACAACTCACTAGAATATGAACCAAACGTGGACCCAATAGAAAGATAGTTTGCATTTATGGATAACTCAAAAAGATTCAACACAGTAAAAACAAAAGGGGAATAAAACTAATTCTTGCAACAGTAAAAGATATGAAAAACATAAGGAATGACACTTGggatgatgttgttgttgtgtcGTCCAATCAAAGCAAAAATTAAACATAGGTATCGATCAAAGACTTCCTCATCTCGTCGACAATAGAGCTAGGTTGGGCTTCCCTTAGCTTGAAGATGCTGTCTATAACAGAGAGCTCTGTTGCAGTTGTGTCTGAACCGCAGAAAGCAGTCCAATCATTAACGGTCATTCCCGCGCCTATAACTTCACTACCACGGTTCACAGTTCCTGCAACGAGTGGGACTTGAAGTAGTGTCGAGAGCTCGTCCAAGTCTTCCACTGAGGTGTGAGGATGAACCTATTCGATTAAACGAAGACAAATTTTTAGTGAGTTTGAATGCTAGTTTCAATCAAAGGGATGATGATGTGTTTTGTATTCTCTCTTACAATGCCACCTCTGTTGGACAAGGCACAGTAGCTGCCTACAAGAATGTTGCCTGCAATCGTCTGACGGAAAACTTCAACACCGAGAACATCCGCTATTATTTCCTCAGTTTCCTGTCGATGGAAACCAGAACCAGACATCAAATCAAACGGCATAAGTACAGAGACTCCATTGATTTACTTTGCATTATCTCTGCACACTTTTGTAGCTCAATGAATTTATCATCATTTATTGACTGACAGTTAATTGGGAAACAGCAGGTATGTTTTGCGGAGCAGTTTCATAAGAGACATTAAGCAGGATATATTTTACCTTGTCAAGATCGGTGTGAGCAAGAGCAACATGGTCATTGCAAGCAATGCAATTACCAAGAGCAGAGAGACGCTCCTCGATTCTCTGGACCACAACTTGATCAGGTAGACTGTTCCTCAAGTGTTGAAGCTCTGTCAGAAAAAAGAAACCATAAGTAATTTGCAGGAGAGACCAGACCACAGAACCGATAATTAATATTTCGTTGTCAGAAGAACAAAAGCATTACAGATTACTAGAAGCAAGCGTATTCAGTTATTAGATCGTCCACTCATAAACCAAACCTAAACAGAGACAATGAGTGCAAATGCTTCTGACAAGTTGCATGAACAATATTCAGCAAAAACGCTAATATCTCAACTATGCCATGCTTTATTATGAACCTCAAGAGAAATTCTTAACTCTTGCTAAGAAATGGACTGGAGTAAGAAATGTTACCTTGGTCAGTAGTTGTATGAGGCACAAGAAGCCCATTCTTGTTTCCTATATACAccgagaaagaagaagaaaaaaacaaacccATCTTTTAAGTACACGCAAGTGGACAATATCAAGAAGATTAGAAAATGGTTTAGAAGGCTAACCAGCACAAAGACGGCCAATAATCCGTGTTCCACCAAGAGAGGTCTTAACGATAGGGATAACATCAGCTAACTCCGACTCAAAAGCACTGCAAAATATCAAACATAAACACCAAACTGAAGAACTTTAAAAGAGGTATACAAAGCAAAACAAAGGGATACCTGTAAAAGTTCTCAGAGCCTCCAATAGCAACTAAGCAATAGGCGTTAGTGAGCTTTGAAAAGACACCAACTTCACAGTTGTTCTCAAACTGAAGACCTGCCATCATATCACCCATCAAAACCACACTTCCACAAAAGAGTAAACACAATTAGTATAGATAAGGCTCTGCAGAAAGCTTACGAGTGGCCATGGAGTTGAGAAAGGTAGGAACTTTGCTAACGCACACCTGCGTGAACAAGACAAAGGTGAAATCTTtatcatcaaaaacaaaacaggATGTGGCGACTGcaacaaaaaccctaatttgagATCGAATTAAAGCAACGGTTCCCTAACTAGGGTTTCTAACACAGAAAATTTCGATTTGTCATTCCCTGGCTAACTATAACTATAGATAAAGATTCTTACAACAGAGCAGGAACAAATTAGAGAAGCTTACTTGGGAGAGGGATGAATCGAGCGGCGAGAAAGAAGAGGCAATAAATGGAGTTAAAAAGGTTTTTGAGGAGGAAGAGAAAAAGGGTTGCCCTTTTAAACACTGGCGGCTCTGGACACCGCTTTGGCCCTAATTTAAAGGAGCCTCCAATAAGgtcaattaataaaattattaaacagaaagaaaaaaaaactcaattattattattttgggtTTCAAGCCTTGGAGGAAAAGTAAGTTGAAAGTCAGACTACATTATCTACTTGTAAACAAATTATTTCTGACTTACGAATATAAAACACGTTGAAACGTGATGTCAGTTTCGGGGAAAATACGATTTTAGAAGAATATTAGTGTAATAAAAGATGGAGTTACTAAcaattatttattgtatttggTTATCAGAATATGAGTTCTATAGAAGATGGGAGATACTGAGGATTTGTAAATTGGTGATCAGATAAATGGAGCATATGTGTAAATGAGTTTTCTTTCTTATGGAGTTCCAATACTACATTTATCGTTAGAGATATATGGATATCATGTGGATCgtaacttttttttatgaacACTCTATTTTGTGAAATGGTGGTGGTGCATGGGACATTGATCACCATTAGGAAAAATGCATTAGGCTCTTTTGGATCACTATGTTTCTCtaattcttttctttcttttttttggtcaaactctatttcttttctatttttgttcACATTTCTATTAACTTGGTATGATATAGTGATATGTATGATATTACTACTGGGTATGACACGTTTACTCAATCACAAATAAAGTTTGTGTAGATGGATCATAAGGTAATCTATAAAGATTACGAACGCATACACCATAGGCTAATTGTTTTAATGAAATAATGGACAAAAATCTGATATAGACCAagtgacttaaaaaaaaatctacaactTCCTAAATTAATCTACATGAACCAAGGACTGTGTAAATGACGATTTTACCATTAATGATAGCTCACCCTTAGCCATTAGATCTTATCTTTATGTTTTAATCTTGACCATTGAATTTACAATTGTattttcttctctctccttctctttctttaATTTCAATCACGTGAACAATTCAAAGCCACAATCTTCATTATCTAATTATCCCATTCGACTGAGTATAACTAATATAACTCGTACAACTAAGCAtgttaaaaaattgtataactgGTATAAAtcgtatataaatattataatttatgtataatatatagCTACTAGACACGACTAATAAATCTtgttttacatataaaatagacAAGCAAATACCCTAATTGGTATATGATGACAAAatttcatctttctttttttccagATTGTTGTTAAATTACTACTTTATACTCCtaattttacattatatattttatatttttaaggtttgttaactaCATTAGTCAGATTATTATGATAAACAGACATCGAACATATTTTTACAAACCTATGATGTAAAATATTGGCACAACCTCTAAAACtagacatatataaaattaatataatttttattatatattagacgAGTATTACTGGTACAACTGGTAAAACTTTGACATTTTAGAAATTGACAAAACCAATTTGGTATTCCACATgagaaaaacaatcaaaaatCCCAATTGGTATGTACTCAAAAAGTTtctcttaatttattttaagtcttggaaaaaataaaaattattacacaaCTTCAGAAGTTTACATGATataccttatacttttaaggtttgttaacttgtttgtccacataatttttgaaaagcatacatgaaatgtatttttacaaaattgatgATTTCATTGTAACCGGGCAACGgcatgaaaacataaataagtggTACCACTGAGGtaactatatttattatttggtaCAACTAATATTTTCGATTTTACTGCCAAAGTACAACTATGCACAAAGTGGTACAActcaaaaactagtacaactatgcaGAGCCGGTACAACTAGAAAACTGGTACAACTAcctgttattttatttaatattattttaaatgtgcATCACGTTTTACATGTGTATCATGTTTTAAACATTTTGGTTGAAACACTAATGTCGAGTAGTTTTACTAGTGGCCTTCACAGTAGAGGCCTTCTTTGTCTTCATCGACAGTGGTTACTCTTACTCATCGTCGACGCTCcctcctttttctttttctagtgACTAGTGTTTTTTGGAACCATGGttgaatacttttttttttgggtccaCATATACTTTTTTGGCCTTGAGAAcaaaaagatgaagatgattttttttccgaaaatagtacaactagtataactagtgcAACTTGTAAATAAATCATTATCCaattcaaatattattaaaaatatacaattcATGTATTTGATACATGCAGGCGAGAGAAGATTAGACTAACATGTCTTATTGGTTCTACATCAtttttttctatcatttttatacgctgaaaacaaaaaataaagatcACCAAATTATTGtaaagttgtactagttatacaaGTTTTTCTTGTATCAGTTATATTGGCTATACtcaatatatttatactagTTATACTTGTTTTAATTGTACTAGTTGTACTGATTTGAtttgtactagttgtaccagttggagttgtactagttgtattAGTTATACTTTACGTTCTTCTTTATTTTGAATCTCGTTCGTAAAAGATGAAATTTGATTCTAGATACGATATAGTTGATTAAATATGACTATGGGTTGATCgatttgtgttaaaaaatagaaaattggTGGGTGGTTgaagaaattttttgattttgttttaaggTGAATGAACATCAATGGAGAAgaaaagaggaggaagaagaagattaggGTTAATGTTGGGTCGGGTTTGGGTCTGGATCCGGGTCAGAATCTGGGTAGGATTACAATGGCATAGGTTagtaaatatgtttaaattATTAGGTCACATGGTCTTTTCTCcctaattttcatttatttttaattcatttttaaaataaaaatccaagGGGTCTATACCAGATTTTTTTGACCCCCTGTGGTCTATTCTAGCATTTGATCCTGAAATAatgatcattttttttactgaaaTAATGATGTTGATTAGCTTATTAACTGCTGATATGATAAGGATTATTTCTAGTCCTAAGTCAAATCAATGTCGTATTTTAGATTCAATCCAATTCTAAGTGGTTTCAATACAAAGAAAATATAGCTTcatacttaatctaagtgcattCAGTGTAATAATGTGATTTGATTTAACTAACGATAAATTAGCAAACTTTCAAATAATAGGATAAAAGAGAAATCATGGGTCTAAGAATTTGATTTCAAAAGACTAAGGTCCAATCTAGAATGGCAAGGTGCAATCAACATATTTCCTTAAGTCTAGATAACAATCCTGAACAAGTTCTTTGTCAAGACAAATGTTCATTTACTCTCATTGGTcaaacatcaaatatttttggtttgtgTCATTCAAGCAATCATTAAGAACATATCATTAACTATCTAAACTTtcctaacatcaaatgtctttggttagGCAAGCTAAGAGCAAAGTTGAATTGACCCAGACATTTCACCGAACACCTTCCGGGTGAGAAATGTCTAGAGTTCTAATCTAAAGAGGTCAACTCTAGATTAGCATTAGGAACACTCAATAAGCAAGGAAATAGATTAATCTAACTCTAAACACTTTAGATCttcacttaatcatcctaattatcctaacccatgaatccaaagattaCTAATCACTCATTATCATAATAGACAATAAATCATTGGTTGATTTAAGActaaacatgattaatgatAAAAGCAATCAAGCAAACACAAAAGATAATGACCAAGATTGAATATTTCACTCCAAAATGGTTTTTGATTTGATAGATAACCAGATAATTCCAACATTTAGGTCTAAAAAAGCATTTATATGTCCCATAAAACAAGTTGGGCCAGCCCAAGAATATTGGGTCATACATAATAAACATCAGACTTTGGAGTCGACAGCGGGCTCTCTAAACCGCTGCCTTTGGTCGCTATGAAAATCTTGAATCTAGCGGCATGTTTGAGTTGCTGCACATTCCCGCTGTAAGCATCATTAAGATCACAACGGCCTCGTGATATTGATGTGAACTGGCCGCTGCAAAGCTTCAGGTGATCTCGTTCTCTTTCTCTCCCAGCGGCTTCGTTAAGCCGCTCGCTCACCCGCTGCCGTCTTCGTTATGAATACAGCGGCTCTGGTAACCCGCTGCTTGCACCCGCTGTGACACTTCAAGTTTTGTGAGGCTGATACAAAGTGTCGTGTGTCAAGCGGCCTCATGATGCCGCTCCGTTTGCTCGCTGCCAAACTCGTGGGGATCACAGCGACCATTGTAAGCCGCTACGTCACCCCGCTGTAACACTTTGAGCTTCATGGAATAGGTGCGATGATGTCCTATGACTAGCGGTGTCATCAAGTCGCTGTCTGAGCTTGCTGTGTACATCGTTGGGATTGCAGCGACCACCTCTTCCCACCGCATCATCCCGTTGTGGAACTTGGATCAAACTTCATTTGACTTGGCTCACTTTTGACCTCTTTTGCCTCATAATGCTCTTCAAAACCTCCAATTGGtaactccaacacctaatagaCACTCATGAGTGCAAATGCAACCTAATTATGTCTAAAAGCTACTctaaatgattaatatatacACTAAAACTAAATGATAGTTAAAATCATGCAAATTCATAAGACAATAAAAGACAGCACCAGAAAATGGAATTATATATAGGTGCTGTTCCTTGTTTTGATTCCCTATACATGGATAGCAATGCCTAAACAAACGATATAATGATAACGTTGATGTGATTTAACGTTCCACTTGCTCAAGCTTGGAGAAGTCAAATCTTATagggaagaagtcaagacttgGTGGATCTAGTATATGGAAACTTTGCGTAACTCACATTGATCAGTAAGCTAAGAAGATCTGCCAcaccaaaaatagaaaataattcaACGTCTGGAGTTGATATATGGATACATTCATGCTCGAATATGGCCTGATAGCATGTTGAAGTTGTCCATTGTTATCGCATTTATGAAAAGTgcgaagaaaaacaaaagtataGAATGAGAACCCTTTTCTCTCTCCTCATTTATCTCTGAAAAACATCTAAATCGACGTTCCGCATCTGCTCCGGTGTCCGCCGCGTCGGCGCCGGAGGCACCTCCTCCCTCTCAAAtcctatgtttttttcttttgctgtcTGGCTCTCTCTCTCCCACCGGCTAATATGCTAAGTGCTCTCGATCCTCGTGGCCTCTTCATCTCCGGTGAAACTTTGCTCATGAGAGTCCGCCGCTTGAAGAGATCGACGGGCTGGAGTTCCGCGAGGTTCGTAGGGATGGGAGCTGTTAAGGTAGTCGTCTTTGTGGGAAGAGGTTGCGTCCGTACTACATTTTCCCGGTTGTAGATCTATGGCGCATCTCTGCGTTACGGTGGCGCGCGCTTCCGTCACGAGGGTCCTCAGCGCGGGATATGTTCTTTCATCTGCTCAAACCTTTCGTTTGTTCCGGCGGAGTGGAGCGGTGGCGCGTGAGTTTCCTCCTCCGCTTGGCGTCTCGTCGGAGAAGCCTCATGTCGTCTCTCTCAGGTGGCACTCGGCGTGTCTCTCACCTCGTCGGCGCGCTTCAAGGTTGCAGAGCCGTCGTGTGTCGGTTCTTCAGTCTTGGTCTCGGTTAAGGAAAACCGGGTGGTCTCGGTTAAGGAAAACCGGGTGGTTCAATTCGATTTCAATTTGGTCAAGGGTTGACCGGCTTGGGTCAGAGTTGACCGAGTTGACCTTTGACATGCGGGTTGACTTTTTGACAGATCGCCGGTTATCCGTTTTGGACCTTTCGAAGGGCGTTCTGACTCGATTTTTCgccctgatttcagatttggagtttgTTTGAGCGGCTGGAGTTCATAGCTATCACTTTTCcacattgctaaggtgaggatctattccgtaaatcccgtaccagtgtagaattctttctatcgtagtttagatttcgaatcatgatccgtctgtttgagtcttgattgttagttagttcattcattgtaatctggaactaggggtctagaggattcaaccgttgccttgattgtgtgatgttaagatatgcgatatatatatgtaagtatacatagttatgagtagggactatgtgagtGGGCGGGGGTCCAGAGATGTCTGGACTAGCGACGCAGCTTTGGTGGGCGGGGGCTCAGAGACGTCTGGGCTAGCGACGCAGATTGTGTGGGGcgtgggtgcagagacgtttgcattcgacgcagctttggagggcgggggtacagagacagactgtactagcgacgcagcgtatgtatatatatatatccgtatgaggagatgcggggtgtgtggactagctatatgctatcatcgcattgtttgtgttgtgtgatgctttaggcatcttgtttgttcatgttagagctaaacttccatagtgggagttgtatttactcaagtcagtggtttgcgtgtttagcatcccatacctcacggagtaactcccctgttactcacccctcctattccttccccctttcaggtgagactgacgagcatgagtgattgctatcggactggtgctttgggagttttatttctttctttttcagacttgcggattttat
Protein-coding regions in this window:
- the LOC106376621 gene encoding eukaryotic translation initiation factor 6-2 is translated as MATRLQFENNCEVGVFSKLTNAYCLVAIGGSENFYSAFESELADVIPIVKTSLGGTRIIGRLCAGNKNGLLVPHTTTDQELQHLRNSLPDQVVVQRIEERLSALGNCIACNDHVALAHTDLDKETEEIIADVLGVEVFRQTIAGNILVGSYCALSNRGGIVHPHTSVEDLDELSTLLQVPLVAGTVNRGSEVIGAGMTVNDWTAFCGSDTTATELSVIDSIFKLREAQPSSIVDEMRKSLIDTYV